A genomic window from Anticarsia gemmatalis isolate Benzon Research Colony breed Stoneville strain chromosome 24, ilAntGemm2 primary, whole genome shotgun sequence includes:
- the Rsod gene encoding superoxide dismutase family protein Rsod isoform X1 translates to MFYNNSHVRPKIWSVLLFVLLCVELSKCLVLRAYLSQHGLHGEVEFSYKNDSLISIRTNLKPTLQYPDGVWRWTIHEFPVDYRYLTEDRCSDAHLGKEVIDLTEELGYLIIPGKDHAEFESKHTLTGPKGLWGKSIVFETAERDRIICASILSTDKTYEKNAIAKFTSPVAGTLHFRWLSAREIDDYDSYIQADLYHTKAVTEKGPFTEHKWKLFVTDIFDADKGNYEDNCNVLQLVFDPENSGDGMSVGDLDSRLGLIKIASDANVMKTKTLFKDEVINVLRNDMEVTRRSLYVVIYDNKHSDSFLACAKLRPIQPKSTKALINMDGIRGTVEFTQRSPFDPTWTNFQLGAADQDYESNLRFVSSVTQYYVRELPPRIQEAEDVQNVCNTTGALYNPMKIDMKDIPPPGMGTQDQYPVGDLLGKHKDRTEYLNHKYLLPGLANELSGAYWDVYLPLQGPHSVVHRAMVVHRRDPKPDICGTVLLYEADTEYQTPMTSAQVIFRYPIVGRVVFRQPQDRPWEDTVVIVESMVHADGASVNNSAEHRWAIHEHAPGADYYNWTARCLSAGKVYQPHALDIDTRHPESYCRPGLEGLCRVGDFTTRHGTLSIAGKKVDSARLTRRLFTDSVISLAGKFAIMRKSLVIYDDHGPVARGERMACSIVNGLHRRKAVVREWFGNGEPAPLKGRIEMTQQSEYDITNVQVNLDYLDDVNNYKIHVVPVERDLEFPCEKTTLYDTFNPYHVNKSRSPPPLKGTADQYELGDLGIKYGMIDSRSLNTYYNETQVTLFGPYSILGRSVVLHRKQNHRRWACSSIERGYSPSEARELRAIASFHHPGGFAHGYIRMTQLIHNDGSASDTVIEVKLRHPGVRDTNLTRHHNWAIFVNPVGVDAAVKVTNTRCVAGGYRWNPYFTQLADPLNHDLYNQECGADNPLRCDVGDLTARLGTITIGGKREMFMDSNFPLEGTVSAVGRSIVIFGPERSSERFACANIEPDKDIIKYVNIMKPPRFVLGMFLEEMRRVMGVPEWMLSVDARRTRTLHGGTCIQLLLHFTGPQANRLELDFTRLLASGRLDSPSIFIPGFVNTKRKKTISYRQCGVTDPNDRKKSSFFFSNNQSSGVSSRLLGGVAALCALAHLLLH, encoded by the exons AATTATCAAAATGTCTAGTCCTACGTGCGTATCTGTCACAACACGGCCTCCACGGCGAGGTAGAGTTCTCCTACAAGAACGACAGTCTCATCAGCATCAGAACAAACTTAAAGCCCACCCTTCAATACCCTGACGGAGTGTGGAGGTGGACCATCCACGAGTTCCCCGTAGATTATAGATATCTCACCGAAGATAGGTGCTCTGACGCACACTTAGGCAAAGAAGTTATAGATCTCACTGAAGAATTAGGCTACCTCATAATCCCTGGCAAAGACCACGCAGAATTTGAAAGTAAACATACACTAACAGGCCCTAAAGGTCTCTGGGGAAAAAGTATCGTGTTCGAGACAGCAGAAAGAGACAGAATCATCTGCGCATCTATTCTATCCACCGATAAGACTTATGAAAAGAATGCTATAGCGAAGTTCACATCACCGGTAGCTGGCACGTTGCATTTCAGATGGCTATCAGCTCGAGAGATAGATGATTACGATTCATACATCCAGGCAGACTTGTACCACACCAAAGCAGTTACAGAGAAAGGGCCGTTTACTGAACATAAATGGAAATTATTCGTGACGGATATCTTTGATGCTGATAAAGGGAATTATGAAGACAATTGTAATGTACTACAGTTGGTCTTTGATCCTGAGAACAGTGGTGATGGAATGAGTGTGGGAGACTTGGACAGTCGCCTGGGGCTTATTAAAATAGCGTCAGATGCCAACGTGATGAAGACGAAGACGCTGTTCAAGGACGAAGTGATCAATGTGTTGCGCAATGACATGGAAGTGACGAGGAGGAGCTTGTACGTGGTGATATATGATAATAAGCATTCGGACAGTTTCCTCGCGTGTGCTAAGTTGAGGCCGATACAGCCGAAGAGTACGAA AGCCCTCATCAACATGGACGGCATCAGAGGCACGGTGGAGTTCACGCAGCGCTCGCCCTTCGACCCGACATGGACCAACTTCCAGCTGGGAGCCGCCGACCAGGACTACGAGTCCAACCTGCGCTTCGTGAGCTCCGTCACCCAGTACTACGTCAGAGAACTGCCGCCCAGGATACAGGAGGCCGAGGATGTTCAGAACGTTTGTAATACCACCGGCGCGCTTTATAATCCCATGAAGATTGATATGAAGGATATACCTCCTCCAG GCATGGGTACCCAAGATCAGTACCCAGTGGGCGACTTACTGGGTAAGCACAAAGACCGCACGGAGTACCTGAACCACAAGTACCTGCTCCCCGGCCTCGCCAACGAGCTGAGCGGCGCCTACTGGGACGTGTATCTGCCGCTGCAAGGACCGCATAGTGTGGTGCATAGAGCTATGGTGGTGCATAG ACGTGATCCAAAACCAGACATATGCGGAACAGTGTTACTCTACGAGGCTGACACGGAGTACCAGACGCCGATGACGTCAGCGCAGGTCATCTTCAGGTATCCTATAGTAGGACGCGTGGTGTTCCGACAGCCGCAGGACAGGCCCTGGGAGGATACCGTCGTTATTGTTGAGAGTATG GTGCATGCGGACGGTGCGAGCGTGAACAACTCAGCCGAGCATCGCTGGGCGATCCACGAGCACGCGCCGGGAGCCGACTACTACAACTGGACGGCGCGGTGCCTCAGCGCCGGGAAGGTCTACCAGCCCCATGCTTTGGACATTGATACCAGACACCCGGAGTCTTATTGCAGGCCTGGTTTGGAAGGACTGTGCCGAGTTGGAGACTTTACTACAAg ACACGGCACACTATCAATAGCAGGCAAGAAGGTAGACTCGGCTCGTCTGACGCGTCGCCTGTTCACCGACAGCGTCATATCTCTGGCGGGCAAGTTCGCCATCATGAGGAAGTCGCTCGTTATCTATGATGACCACGGACCTGTCGCCAGAGGGGAGAGAATGGCGTGCTCTAT CGTGAACGGTCTCCACCGGCGCAAGGCAGTGGTCCGCGAGTGGTTCGGCAACGGCGAGCCGGCGCCGCTGAAGGGCCGCATCGAGATGACGCAGCAGTCCGAGTACGACATCACCAACGTGCAGGTCAACCTCGACTATCTCGACGATGTCAACAATTATAAGATACATGTG GTGCCAGTAGAAAGAGATCTGGAGTTCCCCTGTGAGAAGACTACGCTATATGACACCTTCAATCCGTATCACGTGAACAAATCAAGAAGTCCACCACCGTTGAAAG GTACGGCAGACCAGTATGAACTAGGAGACCTAGGCATCAAGTACGGTATGATAGACTCGCGCTCACTCAACACGTACTACAACGAGACTCAGGTCACATTGTTCGGACCCTACAGTATCTTGGGACGATCCGTCGTGTTACATAGAAAG CAAAACCACCGTCGCTGGGCATGTTCCTCCATCGAGCGAGGGTACAGTCCCTCAGAAGCCCGTGAGCTCCGCGCCATCGCATCGTTCCACCACCCTGGCGGGTTCGCGCACGGCTACATCCGCATGACACAGCTCATACACAACGATGGAAGCGCCAGCGACACTGTCATCGAAGTCAAACTGCGACATCCAGGAGTTCGAGATACTAATTTG ACTCGTCACCACAACTGGGCGATATTCGTGAACCCTGTGGGAGTGGACGCGGCCGTGAAGGTGACCAACACGCGCTGTGTGGCCGGAGGGTACCGCTGGAACCCTTACTTTACGCAGCTGGCTGATCCACTTAAT CATGATCTGTACAACCAAGAGTGCGGCGCAGACAATCCTCTGCGATGTGATGTTGGAGATCTCACTGCTCGACTTGGAACTATTA CAATCGGTGGTAAGCGGGAGATGTTCATGGACAGTAACTTCCCGCTGGAGGGCACGGTGAGTGCGGTGGGGAGGTCCATCGTGATCTTCGGCCCCGAGAGGAGCTCGGAGCGGTTCGCGTGCGCCAACATTGAGCCCGACAAGGACATCATCaaatatgtcaatattatgaAGCCGCCCAGATTTGTACT GGGTATGTTCCTGGAGGAGATGCGGCGCGTGATGGGCGTGCCGGAGTGGATGCTGAGCGTGGACGcgcggcgcacgcgcacgctGCACGGCGGCACCTGCATACAGCTGCTGCTGCACTTCACAGGCCCTCAGGCGAACCGGCTTGAGCTGGACTTTACCAG GTTACTGGCGTCAGGTCGTCTGGACTCCCCCAGTATATTCATCCCAGGGTTCGTGAACACGAAGCGTAAGAAGACGATCTCATACCGACAGTGTGGCGTCACTGACCCTAATGACAGGAAGA